One window from the genome of Echinicola vietnamensis DSM 17526 encodes:
- the tilS gene encoding tRNA lysidine(34) synthetase TilS, producing the protein MLDQFINHIRTKNILDTSKAYLLAISGGIDSVALAWLLKKAGVVFRIAHCNFGLRGKESDGDEAFVKALAENLGVAISVERFDTKGYAASHGVSTQMAARDLRYEWFESLRKQHGLHGIIVAHHADDQLETILLNLMRGTGVEGIYGMSEIREHVIRPLLPFTRGELEGFMKREQLDWREDSSNSQSDYKRNFLRNEVLPLLKTYDDRVEEKLHMSFDRLKDTGKAFFYLYEQWKSQAVKQEGNVYFLKKSALEKVPGKSSMLYYWLRDYGFNASQTADMLEVMWSDEVGQRFESGDFMVNIDRDHLLLGRKRAPFAEQNLGKTDVELVFEDKVYDILVMGGDAALDTRNANAMLDRDSLNFPLKLRKWKEGDRFRPLGMKKFKKISDFLIDLKVPVIVKNDIKVLCDESGEVVWVVGYRVDDRFKVTSATNEIMYFKLK; encoded by the coding sequence ATGCTCGATCAGTTTATCAACCATATACGGACAAAAAACATTTTGGATACCTCCAAGGCTTATTTGTTAGCAATCAGTGGAGGTATCGATAGTGTGGCATTGGCTTGGCTACTCAAGAAAGCAGGGGTGGTTTTTAGAATTGCCCATTGCAATTTCGGGCTTAGAGGAAAGGAGAGTGACGGCGATGAGGCTTTTGTCAAGGCCTTGGCAGAAAACCTTGGGGTGGCCATTTCCGTGGAGCGATTTGACACCAAGGGATATGCGGCTTCCCATGGAGTATCCACTCAAATGGCCGCGAGAGATTTGCGATATGAATGGTTCGAATCACTCCGTAAACAGCATGGTCTTCATGGGATTATCGTGGCACACCACGCAGACGATCAGCTGGAGACCATTTTGCTGAACCTGATGCGGGGCACAGGAGTAGAGGGGATATATGGCATGTCCGAAATCAGAGAACATGTGATCAGGCCCTTGCTGCCTTTTACCCGTGGGGAGTTGGAGGGATTTATGAAACGCGAACAACTGGATTGGAGAGAAGACAGTTCGAACAGCCAAAGTGATTATAAGCGAAATTTCCTTCGGAACGAAGTATTGCCGCTGTTGAAAACCTATGATGATCGAGTAGAGGAAAAGCTTCACATGAGTTTTGATAGGTTGAAAGATACGGGCAAGGCTTTTTTTTATCTGTATGAGCAGTGGAAAAGCCAAGCGGTCAAGCAGGAAGGTAATGTGTATTTTCTGAAAAAGTCCGCGTTGGAAAAGGTGCCGGGGAAGTCCAGTATGCTTTACTACTGGCTGCGCGATTATGGTTTCAATGCATCCCAAACTGCGGATATGCTGGAGGTGATGTGGTCTGATGAAGTCGGACAGCGTTTCGAATCAGGGGACTTCATGGTCAACATTGACCGGGATCATCTGTTGCTGGGGAGAAAACGAGCTCCTTTTGCTGAGCAAAATCTGGGAAAAACCGATGTGGAGTTGGTTTTTGAGGACAAGGTATACGACATTTTGGTGATGGGGGGAGATGCGGCACTGGATACCCGAAATGCAAATGCCATGCTGGACAGGGACAGCTTGAATTTTCCTTTAAAATTAAGAAAATGGAAAGAGGGTGATCGGTTTAGACCGCTGGGTATGAAAAAGTTTAAGAAAATAAGTGATTTTTTAATAGATTTGAAAGTACCAGTAATTGTCAAAAATGACATAAAGGTACTATGCGATGAGAGTGGGGAAGTGGTTTGGGTGGTTGGATATCGGGTAGATGACCGATTTAAGGTCACTTCCGCCACCAATGAGATTATGTATTTTAAGTTAAAATAG
- a CDS encoding Crp/Fnr family transcriptional regulator yields MLNPFKRTYTEDELKVFEFLARTQFFNYLKYAEMYRFLPAIHYRKYNKDEVVFFRNDPSQALYIVKSGIVSLNVDIRENFETIFKVREGVAFGENSLLDNAKRIYTAVVESEEAELMVIPNYAIKEIFDTSPKVKAKMLTSLATYYDNRNHQLFSSYRKSFGFFNLSQMFE; encoded by the coding sequence ATGCTTAATCCTTTTAAAAGGACTTACACGGAAGATGAATTGAAGGTTTTTGAGTTTTTAGCCAGAACCCAGTTTTTTAATTATTTAAAGTATGCAGAAATGTATCGGTTTCTCCCTGCGATACATTACCGAAAATATAACAAGGATGAGGTAGTGTTTTTCCGAAATGATCCTAGCCAAGCGCTATACATCGTGAAAAGTGGCATCGTGTCGTTAAACGTCGATATTAGAGAAAATTTCGAAACGATATTTAAGGTGCGGGAAGGGGTGGCATTTGGCGAAAATTCCCTCCTTGACAATGCCAAGCGGATTTATACCGCGGTGGTGGAATCTGAAGAAGCGGAGTTGATGGTGATCCCCAATTATGCCATTAAGGAGATTTTTGATACTTCGCCCAAAGTAAAGGCCAAGATGCTGACTTCCCTAGCCACTTACTATGACAACAGGAACCATCAACTGTTTTCTTCATATCGTAAGTCGTTTGGCTTTTTTAACCTGAGCCAGATGTTTGAATAA
- the mdh gene encoding malate dehydrogenase → MTKVTVVGAGNVGATCADVLAYREIAEEIVLVDIKEGVAEGKALDIWQKAPINAYDSRTVGSTNDYTKTAGSDVVVITSGLPRKPGMTRDDLIETNAGIVKSVTENVVKHSPDAIIIIVSNPLDVMTYQAHITSKMPRTKVMGMAGILDTARYRAFLAEALDVSPKEIQAILMGGHGDTMVPLPRYTTVAGIPVTELIEKDKLDAIIERTKFGGGELVKLMGTSAWYAPGSAAAQMVEAILKNQRRVFPVCVKLDGEYGIDDCYLGVPVILGKNGIEKVIELDLNEDEKALLETSRKHVKEVMAVLDSVGSK, encoded by the coding sequence ATGACTAAAGTAACCGTAGTTGGAGCTGGTAATGTGGGCGCTACTTGTGCTGACGTATTGGCTTACAGAGAAATCGCTGAAGAGATCGTTTTGGTAGATATCAAGGAAGGTGTGGCTGAAGGTAAAGCACTTGATATTTGGCAGAAAGCCCCTATCAATGCGTATGATAGCAGAACAGTAGGCAGCACCAACGATTATACAAAAACAGCAGGATCTGATGTTGTTGTAATCACTTCAGGGTTGCCGCGTAAGCCAGGGATGACACGTGACGACCTGATCGAGACCAACGCAGGTATCGTGAAGTCGGTAACAGAAAATGTGGTGAAGCATTCTCCGGATGCCATCATCATCATCGTTTCCAATCCATTGGATGTGATGACCTATCAGGCACATATCACTTCAAAAATGCCGCGTACCAAAGTAATGGGCATGGCTGGTATTTTGGATACGGCACGTTATCGTGCGTTTTTGGCCGAGGCCTTAGATGTGTCGCCAAAAGAAATCCAAGCCATCTTGATGGGAGGACACGGTGATACGATGGTGCCACTTCCAAGATATACGACTGTAGCCGGTATCCCGGTAACCGAACTAATCGAAAAAGACAAGCTTGATGCGATCATCGAAAGAACTAAATTCGGTGGGGGTGAGCTTGTGAAGCTAATGGGAACTTCCGCGTGGTATGCACCAGGTTCTGCTGCTGCTCAAATGGTAGAGGCTATCCTTAAAAACCAACGAAGAGTATTCCCTGTTTGTGTGAAATTAGACGGAGAATATGGTATCGATGATTGCTACTTGGGCGTGCCTGTGATCCTGGGTAAAAACGGAATCGAAAAAGTAATCGAGCTGGACTTGAACGAAGACGAGAAAGCCCTTTTGGAGACTTCCAGAAAGCACGTAAAAGAAGTGATGGCCGTCCTTGATAGTGTCGGTTCTAAATAA
- a CDS encoding mechanosensitive ion channel family protein: protein MVVRFRFLLLGWLLLVSNVLYGVDGEFDKDFPQIQDTASYVNLSTPYTTTLTFFLNLEERNFKPENAAKTLGGDLTPEQARKQVVKLKQIFDGQGVFVDVDNVPNEANYTDSTRSYQAKYFYDNNRLPKIFLEKTGDKWKFSSYTVSQINELHKETYPYGTAKLLNLLPKIGQQVYLGLHLWQLCGIFLLVLFVFTAHKLFTFIVDRGMFHVSLKLGYKQVAETYLLPVARVISIYFVVLLVDIFIRVLQLPIEVVSWIVILLNAAKPLIITIVFYKLADLLSAYFERQADKTESNLDDQLVPLVRKTLKAFIIIVGSLFILKNGLQVDIWPFLTGLSIGGLAFALAAQDTIKNFFGSVMIFIDKPFQVGDWITSGDVDGTVEEVGFRSTRVRTFRNSLMYIPNGRIADATIDNHGLRQYRRFSTTITITYGTPPELINVFVEGLREIVKNHPLTRKDFYNVYFNNMSAYSLDIMFYVFFEVPTWGDELKGRHEILIQIVKLANELGVNFAFPTQTLHMETFPEKEGLSPIYEDNADAYKQRLDAFIKKEMKK, encoded by the coding sequence ATGGTGGTGCGATTTAGATTTCTTTTACTTGGATGGTTGCTTTTAGTGAGCAACGTTCTGTATGGGGTTGATGGTGAATTCGATAAGGATTTTCCCCAAATACAGGACACCGCTTCTTACGTCAACCTGTCTACCCCCTATACCACTACGCTGACCTTTTTCCTTAACCTGGAAGAAAGGAATTTTAAACCTGAAAATGCAGCAAAAACCTTGGGAGGAGATTTAACTCCCGAGCAAGCGAGAAAACAGGTGGTTAAGCTCAAGCAAATTTTTGATGGGCAAGGGGTTTTTGTGGATGTGGATAATGTGCCCAATGAGGCAAACTATACAGATTCTACCAGAAGCTACCAAGCCAAATACTTTTACGATAACAACAGGCTGCCGAAGATATTCCTGGAGAAGACGGGAGACAAATGGAAGTTTTCCAGTTATACCGTTTCCCAGATCAATGAACTGCATAAGGAAACTTATCCGTATGGGACCGCCAAGCTGCTGAACTTGCTGCCCAAAATTGGCCAACAGGTATATTTGGGATTGCACTTATGGCAATTGTGTGGGATATTTTTGCTGGTGCTCTTTGTCTTTACAGCCCATAAGCTGTTTACATTTATTGTGGATCGGGGGATGTTTCATGTTTCGCTTAAGCTCGGCTATAAGCAAGTGGCGGAAACCTACCTGCTTCCGGTGGCACGTGTAATCAGCATTTATTTTGTAGTACTCCTGGTCGATATCTTTATACGCGTATTGCAGCTGCCGATAGAGGTGGTGTCATGGATTGTCATCTTGCTGAACGCGGCAAAGCCACTTATCATAACCATCGTATTTTACAAATTAGCAGATTTGTTGTCAGCCTACTTTGAGCGGCAGGCAGACAAGACAGAATCCAATTTGGACGATCAATTGGTACCCTTGGTGAGGAAAACCTTAAAGGCTTTTATCATCATTGTAGGTTCGCTGTTTATTCTTAAGAATGGACTGCAGGTAGATATTTGGCCATTTTTGACGGGACTTTCCATTGGTGGCTTGGCCTTTGCCTTGGCCGCACAGGATACCATAAAGAATTTCTTTGGCTCGGTGATGATTTTCATCGACAAGCCTTTTCAGGTAGGTGATTGGATTACCAGTGGGGATGTAGACGGAACGGTAGAGGAAGTAGGGTTTCGTTCCACCCGGGTACGTACCTTCAGAAATTCACTGATGTACATTCCCAATGGCCGGATCGCCGATGCCACGATCGATAACCATGGGCTCCGCCAATACAGGCGATTTTCCACAACGATTACCATTACTTACGGGACTCCTCCTGAGCTTATAAATGTGTTTGTGGAAGGTTTGCGTGAAATCGTAAAAAACCACCCGCTTACCAGGAAGGACTTTTATAATGTGTACTTTAATAACATGTCCGCTTATAGCCTGGATATCATGTTTTATGTGTTTTTTGAAGTGCCTACTTGGGGAGATGAATTAAAAGGAAGGCATGAAATCCTTATCCAGATCGTCAAGCTGGCCAACGAGCTAGGGGTGAACTTTGCATTCCCCACGCAGACATTGCACATGGAAACATTCCCGGAAAAGGAAGGACTGTCGCCGATTTATGAAGACAATGCCGATGCCTACAAGCAGCGACTGGACGCCTTTATCAAAAAGGAAATGAAGAAGTAG
- a CDS encoding TVP38/TMEM64 family protein, whose protein sequence is MVRNISFITKVKSLYRQNPLIALSMLWVMVVPVLGSSLLVRYAYQHQEVSGVVHASEYLLFILAGAFLMGLAISPTTILAILAGYWWGWPVFPAVIISYSLASLIGYGLGLALDKNSLEILLKNYPKANALFKDKRSNLGSLVFFTRISPVIPFALSNILFAMIKAGWKNILLYGFLGMLPRTLMAFGIGLAASSLSAALDNRTDTVQLLLFILLLGASIWGIGRFFKTKAS, encoded by the coding sequence ATGGTTCGAAACATCAGCTTCATCACCAAAGTAAAATCCCTCTATCGTCAAAATCCTCTCATAGCCCTTTCCATGCTTTGGGTAATGGTGGTGCCTGTCCTTGGCAGTTCGCTTTTGGTCCGATATGCCTACCAACACCAAGAAGTCTCCGGTGTGGTTCACGCTAGCGAGTACCTTCTATTCATCTTGGCAGGTGCTTTTCTGATGGGATTGGCCATTTCTCCCACCACGATTCTCGCGATTCTGGCTGGCTACTGGTGGGGCTGGCCGGTTTTTCCGGCAGTCATCATTTCCTATTCATTGGCAAGTCTAATTGGGTATGGGTTGGGGTTAGCCTTGGACAAAAATAGCCTTGAAATATTACTCAAAAACTATCCGAAGGCAAACGCCCTTTTTAAAGATAAAAGAAGCAATCTGGGCAGCTTGGTCTTCTTTACCAGGATCAGCCCGGTCATTCCCTTTGCCCTCTCCAATATTCTCTTTGCGATGATCAAGGCCGGTTGGAAAAACATCCTACTCTACGGTTTTCTGGGCATGCTTCCCCGGACATTGATGGCTTTTGGGATAGGGCTAGCGGCCAGCTCCCTCTCTGCCGCCCTGGATAATCGGACCGATACCGTTCAGCTGCTGCTTTTTATCCTCCTTTTGGGAGCAAGCATTTGGGGAATTGGACGCTTTTTCAAGACCAAAGCCTCCTAA
- a CDS encoding trans-sulfuration enzyme family protein has product MKFGTKVIHAGVAPDPTTGAIMTPIFQTSTYVQKSPGQHKGFEYSRTHNPTRDALQKSIAALENGKHGLCFSSGMGAIDALIKLLSPGDEVISTNDLYGGTYRIFTKVFAKYGIKFHFVSMDDPASIEKYINDKTRLIWAETPTNPMMNIIDIKALAAIAGKHDLLLGVDNTFATPYLQNPLDLGADLVMHSVTKYLAGHSDVVMGALVVNDDRLAEDLAFIQNSCGATPGPQDCFLVLRGIKTLHLRMERHCQNGKTIAGYLRHHPKVDKVYWPGFEDHPNHDIAAKQMRDFGGMISFSIVGDKQEDAKKVLENLHYFSLAESLGGVESLCGHPASMTHASIPKVEREKVGLTDSLIRLSVGVEDAEDLKNDLAAALELI; this is encoded by the coding sequence ATGAAATTCGGAACAAAAGTCATCCATGCTGGGGTAGCGCCAGACCCTACCACTGGAGCCATCATGACCCCTATTTTTCAAACCTCCACCTATGTGCAAAAGTCTCCCGGACAGCATAAGGGATTTGAGTATTCGAGAACGCACAATCCGACCCGTGATGCGCTTCAGAAGAGCATTGCCGCACTGGAGAATGGAAAACACGGGCTTTGTTTTTCCTCAGGAATGGGAGCCATCGATGCTTTGATCAAATTGCTCAGCCCCGGGGATGAGGTGATCAGTACCAATGACCTGTATGGCGGCACTTACCGGATATTTACCAAGGTTTTTGCCAAATACGGCATCAAGTTTCATTTCGTGTCGATGGATGACCCCGCTTCCATTGAAAAGTACATCAATGATAAAACCCGCTTGATTTGGGCAGAGACGCCTACCAATCCGATGATGAATATCATCGACATCAAGGCACTGGCAGCCATTGCCGGGAAGCATGACCTGCTATTGGGAGTGGACAATACCTTTGCGACACCCTATTTGCAAAACCCACTGGATTTGGGAGCCGACTTGGTGATGCATTCGGTGACCAAGTACCTGGCAGGACACTCGGATGTGGTGATGGGGGCCTTGGTGGTCAATGATGACCGATTGGCAGAAGACCTGGCCTTTATCCAGAATTCCTGCGGTGCCACTCCTGGTCCCCAAGACTGCTTTTTGGTGCTGAGAGGGATCAAAACCCTGCATTTAAGGATGGAGCGTCATTGCCAAAATGGAAAAACCATCGCAGGGTACTTGCGGCATCATCCCAAAGTGGACAAGGTGTATTGGCCAGGATTTGAGGATCATCCCAATCACGACATTGCAGCCAAGCAAATGCGGGATTTTGGAGGAATGATCAGCTTTTCCATTGTCGGAGATAAGCAGGAAGATGCCAAGAAGGTGCTGGAAAATCTTCACTATTTTTCCCTTGCCGAATCTTTGGGAGGGGTAGAGTCCCTTTGTGGTCACCCCGCTTCCATGACCCATGCCAGCATTCCTAAAGTAGAAAGGGAAAAAGTTGGCTTGACGGATTCCTTGATTCGGTTGAGTGTTGGGGTGGAAGATGCTGAAGACCTGAAAAATGACTTGGCTGCTGCATTGGAGTTGATTTAA
- a CDS encoding Smr/MutS family protein, with translation MNIGDKVRLLHGNEEGTITKISGSGRIEIEIEDGFKIPAMKNEVVVIHQTEKEYFGDEKAPAPSEATTLSSSKSQAPEPGLFLSYVPLNDKDLSVHLINNTEKDYLFMASEVFGENSRTLASGNFAAKTSQKIDEKAIPQFEKWPEVFFRFIPINHRAEKTLPAFEKKVKFKASSFFKSQHTAPVTGKKGYLFPLDHQTKTLDINQLNQDLNKENEQQPVEKQFKRPAKEIDLHIEKLADDHEFMSNSEMLRLQMETFEKNLNYAIAAGMDDITFIHGIGNGVLRKEIHKYLSQLGNIKYFQDTQKNRFGYGATLVRIN, from the coding sequence ATGAACATTGGAGATAAGGTGCGGCTGCTGCACGGTAATGAAGAAGGCACGATTACCAAAATATCCGGAAGCGGAAGAATTGAAATCGAAATAGAGGATGGGTTTAAAATCCCTGCTATGAAAAATGAGGTGGTGGTCATCCACCAAACCGAGAAGGAGTACTTTGGTGATGAAAAGGCTCCTGCCCCATCCGAGGCTACGACGCTCTCCTCCTCCAAAAGCCAAGCCCCAGAGCCGGGGCTGTTCCTCAGCTATGTCCCCCTCAATGACAAAGACCTTAGTGTCCACCTGATCAATAACACAGAAAAGGATTATCTTTTCATGGCATCTGAGGTATTTGGAGAAAATTCCCGCACACTGGCATCCGGAAACTTCGCGGCCAAGACCAGTCAAAAAATCGACGAAAAGGCCATTCCGCAATTTGAAAAGTGGCCTGAAGTCTTTTTCCGCTTTATCCCCATTAACCACAGGGCAGAAAAAACCCTTCCGGCTTTTGAGAAAAAGGTAAAATTCAAGGCTTCTTCCTTTTTCAAAAGCCAGCATACCGCTCCTGTCACGGGCAAAAAAGGCTACCTTTTTCCGCTGGACCACCAAACCAAAACACTGGATATCAACCAGCTAAACCAAGACCTCAACAAAGAAAACGAGCAGCAGCCCGTAGAAAAACAGTTCAAACGTCCGGCCAAGGAAATTGACCTGCACATCGAAAAGCTGGCGGATGACCATGAATTCATGAGTAATAGTGAAATGCTGCGCCTTCAGATGGAGACCTTTGAAAAGAACCTAAACTATGCCATCGCCGCTGGAATGGACGACATCACCTTCATCCACGGCATTGGCAATGGGGTATTACGAAAAGAAATCCACAAATACCTGAGTCAATTGGGAAATATTAAGTATTTTCAGGATACCCAAAAGAACCGCTTTGGATATGGTGCAACCCTTGTACGTATAAACTAA
- a CDS encoding cryptochrome/photolyase family protein, with protein sequence MKKITLFWMRRDLRLEDNTALFYACQQENNVLPLFIFDTTILEELDDKKDARVAFIHQRLQQLKEALEAKGFSIWVKTGKPLEIFKQLVDENDIAAVYCNRDYEPYAISRDKAVNAFLKEKGIDFLDFKDQVIFEKDEILNESGDFYKVYTPYKNAWLKKFKAAPPTPLTPDLKRLHQSSPADFPSLRNLGFDETNISFPPLDIDKPLIRQYDNMRDFPAEDKTSHLGIHLRFGTLSIRKLALEAEKLNATFLSELVWREFFMMILYHHPQVVTESFKKKYDNIPWRNNEEEFNKWCAGKTGYPIVDAGMRELNTTGYMHNRVRMITASFLTKHLLIDWRWGEAYFAKKLLDYELASNNGNWQWAAGTGTDAQPYFRIFNPASQVKKFDKDLAYIKKWVPEYGTDQYPAPMIDHKLARERALETYKSALDK encoded by the coding sequence ATGAAAAAAATCACGCTTTTTTGGATGCGAAGAGACTTGCGGCTGGAAGACAATACGGCTTTGTTCTATGCGTGCCAACAAGAAAACAATGTGCTGCCATTGTTTATTTTCGACACCACTATCCTAGAAGAACTGGATGACAAGAAGGATGCCCGAGTGGCTTTTATTCACCAAAGACTCCAACAACTCAAGGAGGCCCTGGAAGCCAAGGGCTTTTCGATATGGGTAAAGACAGGTAAGCCACTGGAGATTTTCAAGCAATTGGTCGACGAAAATGACATCGCCGCGGTGTATTGCAACAGGGACTATGAGCCGTACGCCATCTCAAGAGATAAAGCCGTCAATGCATTTCTCAAAGAAAAGGGGATTGACTTTTTGGATTTCAAAGACCAAGTCATCTTTGAAAAAGATGAAATCCTCAATGAAAGCGGTGATTTTTATAAAGTATACACCCCTTATAAAAATGCGTGGCTTAAAAAGTTCAAGGCAGCTCCTCCTACTCCCTTGACTCCGGACCTAAAACGGCTACACCAATCCTCGCCTGCTGACTTCCCTTCGCTCAGGAACCTGGGCTTCGACGAAACCAACATTTCCTTTCCGCCCTTGGACATCGACAAACCACTCATCAGGCAATACGACAACATGCGGGATTTCCCTGCGGAGGATAAAACATCACATTTGGGCATTCACCTGCGCTTCGGAACCTTAAGCATCAGAAAGCTGGCCCTTGAGGCCGAAAAACTGAATGCTACTTTCTTAAGTGAACTGGTTTGGCGTGAGTTTTTTATGATGATACTCTATCATCATCCACAGGTAGTTACGGAATCTTTCAAAAAAAAGTACGACAATATCCCATGGCGCAATAATGAGGAGGAATTTAACAAATGGTGCGCGGGGAAAACCGGATATCCCATCGTCGATGCTGGCATGCGAGAACTCAATACGACCGGCTATATGCACAATAGAGTCAGGATGATTACAGCAAGTTTCTTAACAAAGCATCTTTTAATTGACTGGCGTTGGGGAGAAGCGTATTTTGCGAAAAAATTACTGGATTACGAACTGGCATCCAATAACGGTAACTGGCAATGGGCGGCAGGAACCGGTACGGATGCCCAGCCATATTTCAGGATATTCAATCCTGCATCACAGGTGAAGAAGTTTGACAAGGACCTCGCCTACATCAAAAAATGGGTGCCCGAATATGGTACTGACCAATATCCAGCCCCCATGATAGATCACAAATTGGCCCGAGAAAGGGCGCTAGAAACTTATAAATCAGCATTGGACAAATGA